A DNA window from Streptomyces sp. CA-278952 contains the following coding sequences:
- a CDS encoding discoidin domain-containing protein — MRAQRWRWRAISALVTTSLLMIGIPSLAAAAADGPNLAAGRAAAASSAHAEYGASHITDGNRSTYWESAGGGLPQWVQADLGAGSRVDEVKLTLPAGWETRTQTLSLQGSADGTSFATLKNSATYTFAPGAANEVTIAFPATLTRFVRVDITANTGWPAAQLSELEVRGAGDSSADLAAGKTLTASSGSGSRAPANANDGNRESYWAGGDDQFPQWIQADLGGSLGVDRVVLRLPDGWAARSQTLKLQGSANGTDFTDLTASQAYRFEAAGGQSATITFDATTTRYVRVLFTANSGASAAQLAELEIYGPTTGDTQAPTAPAGLAFTEPATGQIRLTWKASTDDKGVTGYDVYANNTLLTSVAGDVTTYTDTRPAGQDVSYFVRAKDAAGNVSANSGTVTRGGDAGDTQAPTAPTALAYTEPSSGSVKLTWGASTDNKGVSGYDVYANNVLRGSVAGDVLTYTDTQPASSTVSYVVRAKDAAGNVSGDSNTVTRNGQGGSASNLAVNKPVTASSVIHTYVAENANDNSTSTYWEGAGGSYPNTLTVKLGSNADTENVVVKLNPDNSWGPRTQRIEVLGREQSSSSFNSLSAAKDYAFSPSSGNTVTIPVSARVADVQLRFTANSGSGAGQVAEFQVLGAPAANPDLQVTGVTAAPAVPVETDEVTLTATVRNAGALAAPASKVELRLGGTKVATASVGALAAGASTQVDASIGARSAGSYILSAVADPAGEVIEQNETNNSHTSASPLVVKPVSSSDLVASAVTTSPSAASEGETVTFSVALKNQGTVASAAGAHGITLTLVDSKGATVKTLAGSHTGAIAPGATTGPVALGSWTAANGSYTVRTVIAADANELPVKRENNTATQALFVGRGADMPYAMYEAEDGTAGGGAKVVGPNRTVGDIAGEASGRKAVTLDRTGDYVEFATRAATNTLVTRFSIPDAPGGGGIDSTLNVYVDGVFLKAIDLTSTYAWLYGNEAAPGNSPGSGAPRHIYDEANMMLGKTVPAGSRIRLQKDSANTTTYAIDFINLEQVAPVANPNPAAYTVPAGFTHQDVQNALDKVRMDTTGTLVGVYLPAGQYSTASKFQVYGKAVKVVGAGPWYTRFNAPSTQDNTDIGFRAEASAKGSSFANFAYFGNYTSRIDGPGKVFDFSNVSDIVIDNIWNEHMVCLYWGANTDSVTIRNSRIRNMFADGVNMTNGSTDNLVTNNEARATGDDSFALFSAIDAGGADMKNNVYENLTSILTWRAAGVAVYGGYDNTFRNIHIADTLVYSGITVSSLDFGYPMNGFGTVPTTIENVSIVRAGGHFWGSQTFPGIWLFSASKVFQGIRITNVDIVDPTYSGIMFQTNYVGGQPQFPIKDTVLTDVSISGARKSGDAFDAKSGYGLWANEMPEAGQGPAVGEVTFNGLKLSDNAQDVRNTTSTFKIITNP; from the coding sequence GGTGAAGCTGACCCTGCCGGCGGGCTGGGAGACCCGCACCCAGACGCTGTCCCTCCAGGGCAGCGCGGACGGCACCAGCTTCGCCACGCTGAAGAACTCCGCGACGTACACCTTCGCCCCGGGGGCGGCGAACGAGGTCACCATCGCGTTCCCGGCCACGCTGACGCGCTTCGTACGCGTCGACATCACCGCCAACACCGGCTGGCCGGCCGCGCAGCTCTCCGAGCTGGAGGTCCGGGGCGCCGGTGACTCGTCGGCCGACCTCGCCGCGGGCAAGACCCTCACCGCGAGCAGCGGCAGCGGGTCCCGGGCTCCGGCCAACGCCAACGACGGCAACCGGGAAAGCTACTGGGCCGGCGGCGACGACCAGTTCCCGCAGTGGATCCAGGCGGACCTGGGCGGATCGCTCGGTGTGGACCGGGTGGTCCTGCGACTGCCCGACGGCTGGGCCGCGCGCAGCCAGACGCTCAAGCTCCAGGGCAGCGCGAACGGTACGGACTTCACCGACCTCACCGCGTCCCAGGCATACCGCTTCGAAGCGGCGGGGGGACAGTCGGCGACGATCACCTTCGACGCCACGACCACCCGGTACGTCCGCGTCCTGTTCACCGCCAACAGCGGTGCATCGGCAGCCCAGTTGGCCGAACTGGAGATCTACGGTCCCACCACCGGCGACACACAGGCCCCGACCGCACCGGCCGGTCTGGCGTTCACCGAGCCCGCCACCGGGCAGATCCGGCTGACGTGGAAGGCCTCCACGGACGACAAGGGCGTCACCGGCTACGACGTCTACGCGAACAACACCCTGCTGACCAGCGTCGCGGGCGACGTCACCACCTACACCGACACCCGGCCCGCCGGGCAGGACGTCAGCTACTTCGTCCGCGCCAAGGACGCGGCGGGCAACGTCTCGGCCAACAGCGGCACCGTGACCCGCGGCGGCGACGCCGGTGACACCCAGGCGCCCACCGCCCCCACCGCCCTGGCGTACACCGAACCGTCCAGCGGCTCGGTGAAGCTGACGTGGGGAGCGTCCACCGACAACAAGGGCGTGAGCGGCTACGACGTCTACGCCAACAACGTGCTGCGCGGCAGCGTCGCCGGCGATGTGCTGACGTACACCGACACCCAGCCGGCGTCCTCCACGGTCAGTTACGTCGTACGGGCCAAGGACGCGGCGGGCAACGTCTCCGGCGACAGCAACACCGTGACCCGCAACGGGCAGGGCGGCTCCGCCTCCAACCTCGCCGTGAACAAGCCGGTCACCGCCTCCTCCGTGATCCACACCTACGTCGCGGAGAACGCCAACGACAACAGCACCTCCACCTACTGGGAGGGCGCGGGCGGCAGTTACCCGAACACCCTCACCGTGAAGCTCGGCTCCAACGCCGACACCGAGAACGTCGTCGTCAAGCTCAACCCCGACAACAGCTGGGGGCCGCGCACCCAGCGCATCGAGGTCCTCGGCCGGGAGCAGAGTTCCTCGTCCTTCAACTCCCTCTCGGCCGCCAAGGATTACGCCTTCAGTCCGTCGTCCGGCAACACGGTGACCATCCCGGTCTCCGCACGCGTCGCGGACGTCCAGCTGAGGTTCACCGCCAACAGCGGCTCCGGAGCCGGGCAGGTCGCGGAGTTCCAGGTCCTGGGCGCTCCGGCGGCCAACCCGGACCTCCAGGTCACCGGCGTCACCGCCGCACCCGCCGTACCGGTCGAGACGGACGAGGTCACCCTGACCGCGACCGTCCGCAATGCCGGCGCGCTCGCCGCCCCGGCGAGCAAGGTCGAACTGCGCCTCGGCGGCACCAAGGTCGCCACCGCCTCCGTCGGCGCACTGGCGGCGGGCGCCTCCACCCAGGTCGACGCCTCCATCGGGGCCCGGAGCGCGGGCAGTTACATCCTGAGCGCCGTCGCCGATCCGGCAGGCGAGGTCATCGAGCAGAACGAGACCAACAACAGCCACACCAGCGCCTCCCCGCTGGTCGTGAAGCCGGTCTCCAGCTCCGATCTGGTGGCCTCGGCGGTCACCACCTCACCCTCGGCCGCGTCCGAAGGCGAGACGGTCACCTTCTCCGTCGCGCTGAAGAACCAGGGCACGGTGGCCTCGGCCGCCGGCGCCCACGGCATCACCCTGACGCTCGTCGACAGCAAGGGCGCCACGGTGAAGACGCTCGCCGGCAGCCACACCGGGGCCATCGCACCGGGAGCCACCACCGGGCCGGTCGCCCTCGGCTCCTGGACCGCAGCCAACGGCTCGTACACCGTGCGGACCGTGATCGCGGCCGACGCCAACGAACTCCCGGTCAAGCGCGAGAACAACACCGCCACCCAGGCGCTCTTCGTCGGACGCGGCGCCGACATGCCGTACGCCATGTACGAGGCGGAGGACGGTACGGCCGGCGGCGGTGCGAAGGTCGTCGGCCCGAACCGGACGGTCGGCGACATCGCGGGCGAGGCCTCGGGACGCAAGGCCGTCACCCTCGACCGGACCGGCGACTACGTCGAGTTCGCCACCCGGGCTGCCACCAACACCCTGGTCACCAGGTTCTCCATCCCCGACGCCCCGGGCGGCGGCGGCATCGACTCCACCCTGAACGTCTACGTGGACGGCGTCTTCCTCAAGGCGATCGACCTCACCTCCACGTACGCCTGGCTGTACGGGAACGAGGCCGCTCCCGGCAACTCCCCGGGCTCCGGAGCGCCCCGTCACATCTACGACGAGGCGAACATGATGCTGGGCAAGACCGTCCCGGCGGGGTCCAGGATCCGGCTCCAGAAGGACAGCGCCAACACCACCACGTACGCGATCGACTTCATCAACCTGGAGCAGGTCGCCCCGGTCGCCAACCCGAACCCCGCCGCGTACACTGTGCCGGCCGGATTCACCCACCAGGACGTCCAGAACGCCCTGGACAAGGTCCGCATGGACACCACGGGCACCCTCGTGGGCGTCTACCTCCCGGCGGGGCAGTACAGCACGGCCAGCAAGTTCCAGGTCTACGGCAAGGCCGTCAAGGTGGTCGGCGCGGGTCCCTGGTACACCCGCTTCAACGCCCCTTCCACCCAGGACAACACCGATATCGGCTTCCGGGCCGAGGCCAGTGCCAAGGGGTCCTCGTTCGCGAACTTCGCGTACTTCGGCAACTACACGTCCCGGATCGACGGACCGGGCAAGGTGTTCGACTTCTCCAATGTGTCGGACATCGTGATCGACAACATCTGGAACGAGCACATGGTGTGCCTCTACTGGGGCGCCAACACCGACAGCGTGACCATCAGGAACTCCCGGATCCGCAATATGTTCGCCGACGGCGTCAACATGACCAACGGGTCCACCGACAACCTGGTGACCAACAACGAGGCACGGGCCACCGGCGACGACAGCTTCGCGCTCTTCTCGGCGATCGACGCCGGGGGAGCGGACATGAAGAACAACGTCTACGAGAACCTGACCTCGATCCTCACCTGGCGCGCGGCGGGCGTCGCCGTCTACGGCGGTTACGACAACACCTTCCGCAACATCCACATCGCCGACACCCTGGTGTACTCCGGGATCACGGTCAGCTCACTCGACTTCGGCTACCCGATGAACGGGTTCGGGACCGTACCCACGACGATCGAGAACGTCTCGATCGTGCGCGCGGGCGGTCATTTCTGGGGATCACAGACCTTCCCCGGCATCTGGCTGTTCTCGGCGTCCAAGGTGTTCCAGGGCATCCGCATCACCAACGTGGACATCGTCGATCCCACCTACAGCGGGATCATGTTCCAGACGAACTACGTCGGCGGACAGCCCCAGTTCCCGATCAAGGACACCGTGCTCACCGACGTCTCCATCTCGGGTGCGCGCAAGAGCGGTGACGCCTTCGACGCCAAGTCCGGGTATGGGCTGTGGGCCAACGAGATGCCGGAGGCCGGGCAGGGGCCCGCCGTCGGCGAGGTCACCTTCAACGGCCTGAAGCTCAGCGACAACGCCCAGGACGTCAGGAACACCACCTCCACCTTCAAGATCATCACCAACCCGTAG
- a CDS encoding LacI family DNA-binding transcriptional regulator encodes MTRRLAQVAKKVGVSEATVSRVLNGKPGVSRTTRQSVLTALDVLGYERPTQLRGERARLVGLVLPELQNPIFPAFAEVIGGALAQQGLTPVLCTQTKGGVSEADYVDLLLQQQVSGVVFAGGLFAQADEAHEHYHRLAERRIPVVLINAPIEGLDFPCVSCDDAVAIERAWRHLASLGHERIGVVMGPSDHVPSRRKLAAARSVAAATGGELAEEYVERSMFSLEGGQAAASRLLERGVTGIICASDPLALGAVRAARRRGLGVPSEVSVVGYDDSAFMNCTEPPLTTIRQPIEAMGRAAVELLCAGIQGGSVPPDELLFEPELVVRGSTAKAPR; translated from the coding sequence ATGACGCGACGACTTGCTCAGGTTGCCAAGAAGGTTGGGGTCAGCGAGGCCACGGTGAGCCGAGTGCTCAACGGCAAGCCCGGGGTGTCCCGGACCACCCGGCAGTCCGTGCTGACCGCCCTGGACGTCCTCGGTTACGAGCGGCCCACCCAACTGCGGGGCGAGCGCGCCCGGCTCGTCGGCCTCGTCCTGCCCGAACTGCAGAACCCGATCTTCCCCGCCTTCGCCGAGGTGATCGGCGGCGCCCTCGCCCAGCAGGGACTGACCCCCGTGCTGTGCACCCAGACCAAGGGCGGAGTCTCCGAAGCGGACTACGTGGACCTCCTGCTCCAGCAGCAGGTCTCCGGGGTGGTCTTCGCCGGCGGTCTGTTCGCACAGGCCGACGAGGCCCATGAGCACTACCACCGGCTCGCCGAGCGCCGCATCCCCGTCGTGCTGATCAACGCCCCCATAGAAGGACTGGACTTCCCCTGCGTCTCCTGCGACGACGCCGTCGCGATCGAGCGCGCCTGGCGCCACCTGGCCTCCCTCGGCCACGAGCGCATCGGCGTGGTGATGGGCCCCTCCGACCATGTGCCCTCCCGCCGCAAGCTCGCGGCCGCCCGGTCCGTCGCGGCGGCCACCGGCGGGGAGCTGGCCGAGGAGTACGTCGAGCGCTCGATGTTCTCCCTGGAAGGCGGGCAGGCCGCGGCCTCCCGGCTGCTGGAGCGCGGAGTCACCGGCATCATCTGCGCCAGCGATCCGCTGGCGCTCGGCGCGGTGCGGGCGGCCCGCAGGCGCGGCCTCGGGGTTCCGTCGGAGGTCTCGGTCGTCGGCTACGACGACTCGGCGTTCATGAACTGCACCGAACCCCCGCTCACCACGATCCGCCAGCCCATCGAGGCCATGGGCCGGGCCGCCGTCGAACTGCTCTGCGCGGGTATCCAGGGCGGGTCGGTCCCCCCGGACGAGCTGCTGTTCGAGCCGGAGCTGGTGGTACGGGGCTCCACCGCGAAGGCGCCCCGCTGA
- a CDS encoding cupin, with product MDDLNALAEEHLTAARASAHGRSAHLLLQQPPLRQTVIALTEGTALDEHNAPPAASLLVLRGSVRLTAASGDVELPSGILHPIPQERHGLLALQDAVVLLTAVND from the coding sequence ATGGACGACCTCAACGCACTCGCCGAGGAACACCTGACCGCCGCCCGCGCCTCCGCGCACGGCCGCAGCGCCCACCTCCTGCTCCAGCAGCCCCCCTTGCGGCAGACGGTGATCGCCCTCACCGAGGGGACGGCGCTCGACGAGCACAACGCGCCGCCCGCGGCCTCGCTCCTCGTGCTGCGCGGCAGCGTCCGTCTCACCGCCGCCTCCGGGGACGTCGAGCTGCCGTCCGGGATCCTGCACCCGATCCCGCAGGAACGGCACGGGCTGCTGGCGCTCCAGGACGCGGTGGTCCTGCTCACGGCCGTCAACGACTGA
- a CDS encoding YihY/virulence factor BrkB family protein: MSTQTASAAESTAPAALPRRWGTALRRTPVSLWNDDVTDWAAALTYYAILALLPALLVTVSVIGLANPGATGALIADITAFAPAESGEALRRPLEAATEQRSAVWLLVATGSVSAVWSACSYLAVFRRAMHAMHGVRDTRPPLRQAHIILVSAFGLLLLLMTSAFAIVMTGPVARWLGRLIGLPHEGETLWAALKWPLLVFLVACLIMVLFSTGPRSARGVRRGLPGGILAAFCWLAASALFALYANQVGSYSRLYGSLAGLVVFLIWVWFANLSLLAGAQFNVELRRPEPEAGAHGGEPVTAAERS; the protein is encoded by the coding sequence TTGTCCACCCAGACCGCGTCCGCCGCGGAAAGCACCGCCCCCGCCGCCCTGCCCCGCCGCTGGGGCACCGCCCTGCGCCGCACACCGGTCTCGCTGTGGAACGACGACGTCACCGACTGGGCCGCCGCCCTGACGTACTACGCCATCCTCGCCCTGCTCCCGGCGCTCCTGGTCACCGTCTCCGTGATCGGGCTGGCCAACCCCGGCGCGACCGGCGCCCTGATCGCCGACATCACCGCGTTCGCCCCGGCCGAGTCCGGCGAGGCGCTGCGCAGGCCGTTGGAGGCGGCGACCGAACAGCGCTCCGCCGTCTGGCTGCTCGTCGCCACCGGGTCCGTGAGCGCCGTGTGGTCCGCGTGCAGCTACCTCGCGGTCTTCCGCCGGGCGATGCACGCCATGCACGGCGTCCGGGACACGCGCCCGCCCCTGCGGCAGGCGCACATCATCCTCGTCTCCGCGTTCGGCCTGCTCCTCCTGCTGATGACCAGCGCCTTCGCCATCGTCATGACCGGCCCGGTGGCCCGCTGGCTGGGCCGCCTCATCGGCCTGCCGCACGAGGGGGAGACCCTGTGGGCGGCGCTGAAGTGGCCGCTGCTGGTCTTCCTCGTGGCCTGCCTGATCATGGTCCTCTTCAGTACGGGTCCCCGCTCCGCGCGCGGTGTCCGCCGGGGTCTGCCCGGCGGGATCCTCGCCGCGTTCTGCTGGCTCGCCGCGTCGGCGCTGTTCGCTCTCTACGCGAACCAGGTCGGCAGCTACAGCAGGCTGTACGGGTCGCTCGCCGGGCTCGTCGTCTTCCTCATCTGGGTATGGTTCGCCAACCTCTCACTGCTGGCCGGAGCTCAGTTCAACGTGGAGCTGCGGCGGCCCGAGCCGGAGGCCGGCGCCCACGGCGGGGAGCCCGTCACGGCCGCAGAACGATCCTGA
- a CDS encoding zinc-binding dehydrogenase, whose amino-acid sequence MERMRAARLHLPSRTLAVEEVDRPVPGPGEVLVKIEAAGVCLSDVHLVDGTLSPLYLEGDTVTLGHEVAGTVAEPGPDVTGWSPGTRVVLQAGEQRRGRTHTRGVDYDGGWAEYALATASTLVALPDALPFEQAAIIPDAVSTPWAAVTATGDVRAAEAVGVWGAGGLGAHAVQLLRAVGAHPVVAVDPAPAARRRALEFGADLALDPADPLFREKVLGATGGVGLEAAFDFAGVPAAREQALTTLAPKGRLVLVGLTDQPLTVARPTLFSYLQHRILGHYGSEGHHVEQLVRLTEGGRLDFSRSITDVLPLDDAAAAVRRMETKEGDPVRIVLRP is encoded by the coding sequence ATGGAACGCATGCGCGCCGCGCGTCTGCACCTGCCCAGCCGCACTCTCGCCGTGGAGGAGGTGGACCGGCCCGTGCCCGGTCCCGGCGAAGTGCTGGTGAAAATCGAGGCGGCGGGGGTCTGCCTCTCCGACGTGCACCTCGTCGACGGCACGCTGAGCCCGCTGTACCTGGAGGGGGACACGGTCACCCTGGGCCACGAGGTGGCCGGGACGGTGGCGGAGCCGGGTCCGGACGTCACCGGCTGGTCGCCCGGCACGAGGGTGGTGCTCCAGGCGGGCGAGCAGCGCCGGGGCCGGACGCACACCCGCGGCGTCGACTACGACGGCGGCTGGGCCGAGTACGCCCTCGCCACCGCGTCTACCCTCGTCGCCCTTCCCGACGCCCTCCCCTTCGAGCAGGCCGCGATCATCCCGGACGCGGTCTCGACGCCCTGGGCGGCGGTGACCGCCACCGGCGACGTCCGGGCGGCGGAGGCCGTGGGCGTCTGGGGCGCGGGCGGGCTCGGCGCGCACGCCGTGCAGTTACTGCGGGCGGTGGGCGCGCATCCGGTCGTCGCGGTGGACCCGGCTCCGGCGGCCCGGCGGCGGGCCCTGGAGTTCGGGGCCGACCTGGCGCTGGACCCCGCCGATCCGCTGTTCCGCGAGAAGGTGCTCGGGGCGACGGGCGGCGTGGGCCTGGAGGCGGCGTTCGACTTCGCCGGGGTCCCCGCGGCCCGCGAACAGGCGCTGACGACGCTGGCCCCGAAGGGACGGCTGGTGCTGGTGGGGTTGACCGACCAGCCGCTGACCGTCGCCCGCCCCACCCTGTTCAGCTACCTCCAGCACCGCATCCTGGGCCACTACGGCTCGGAGGGACACCATGTCGAGCAGCTCGTCCGGCTCACCGAGGGCGGCCGGCTGGACTTCTCCCGGTCGATCACCGACGTCCTGCCCCTGGACGACGCGGCGGCGGCCGTGCGGCGGATGGAGACCAAGGAGGGCGACCCGGTCAGGATCGTTCTGCGGCCGTGA